Proteins co-encoded in one Anabas testudineus chromosome 8, fAnaTes1.2, whole genome shotgun sequence genomic window:
- the ube2m gene encoding NEDD8-conjugating enzyme Ubc12, producing the protein MIKLFSLKQQKKDEESAGGNRTGAGGKKASAAQLRIQKDINELNLPKTCEINFPDDDDLLNFRLIISPDEGFYKGGKFVFSFKVGQGYPHDPPKVKCETMVYHPNIDLEGNVCLNILREDWKPVLTINSIIYGLQYLFLEPNPEDPLNKEAAEVLQTNRRLFEQNVHRSLRGGYVGATYFERCLK; encoded by the exons ATGATTAAGCTCTTTTcactgaagcagcagaagaaagacGAGGAATCTGCTGGAGGAAACAGAACAGGAGCCGGGGGTAAAAAAGCCAGTGCGGCCCAGCTCCGAATACAGAAAG acatCAATGAGTTGAACCTGCCAAAGACGTGTGAGATCAACTTCCCTGATGACGATGACCTGCTCAACTTCAGACTCATCATCTCGCCAgacgag GGTTTTTACAAAGGAGGAAAGTTTGTCTTTAGCTTTAAG gtagGACAGGGTTACCCCCACGACCCCCCTAAAGTAAAGTGTGAGACGATGGTGTATCACCCCAACATCGACCTGGAAGGAAACGTCTGCCTAAATATTTTAAG AGAGGACTGGAAACCAGTGTTGACAATAAACTCCATCATCTACGGTCTACAGTATCTATTTCTA GAGCCTAACCCTGAGGATCCGCTGAACAAGGAAGCAGCAGAGGTCCTCCAGACGAACCGGCGGCTCTTTGAGCAGAACGTCCATCGCTCTCTGAGGGGCGGCTACGTTGGCGCCACCTACTTTGAGAGGTGTCTTAAATAA